One genomic segment of Garra rufa chromosome 13, GarRuf1.0, whole genome shotgun sequence includes these proteins:
- the slc30a1a gene encoding zinc transporter 1a isoform X2, with amino-acid sequence MACAPNRVRLLCMLSLTFVFFIVEVVVSRITSSLAMLSDSFHMLSDVIALVVALVAVRFAEQTQSTNKNTFGWIRAEVMGALVNAVFLTALCFTIILEAIERFTEPHEIDKPEVVIGVGAAGLLVNLIGLCLFHGHAGGGGHGHSHGGHGHSHGGHKKHRNGKVRRCETLEDSRSAGEETNNLVGNQNNSPNGVNSDRRRAEMSHSNSLDLQINGSAPYEELENGHDSSSQLNMRGVFLHVLGDALGSVIVVINAIIFIVVWKPCKPGEICENPCVHQHCPDHSLNISSPVTKDTSIAGPCWVLYLDPTLCIIMVCILLYTTYPLLKESALILLQTVPKQIDMHQLNARLRDLEGVLAVHELHIWQLAGSRIIATAHIKCHDPTSYMDVAKRIKDFFHNEGIHATTIQPEFVTVNSESRTSLCELSCRTQCAPKLCCGAIDSAKPPDGAVDAKKLCEAKTETATSTSATSLEIISESVEETSRPESIVIMTREVESSL; translated from the exons ATGGCCTGCGCGCCGAACCGAGTCCGACTGCTGTGCATGCTGTCGCTcacttttgtcttttttattgtgGAAGTAGTGGTGAGCCGGATCACGTCTTCTCTAGCGATGTTGTCGGACTCCTTTCATATGCTGTCGGACGTGATCGCGCTGGTCGTGGCTCTGGTAGCGGTGCGTTTCGCTGAGCAGACTCAGTCCACCAACAAGAACACGTTCGGCTGGATCCGGGCCGAGGTTATGGGCGCGCTGGTCAACGCCGTTTTTCTCACCGCGCTTTGCTTTACCATCATACTGGAGGCCATCGAGCGCTTCACGGAGCCTCATGAGATCGACAAGCCCGAGGTGGTGATTGGGGTGGGGGCTGCCGGGCTGCTGGTCAACCTGATCGGGCTCTGTCTCTTTCATGGGCACGCCGGAGGCGGTGGACACGGCCATTCCCACGGAGGACACGGCCACAGCCATGGGGGACACAAAAAACACAGGAACGGGAAGGTTCGAAGGTGTGAGACGCTGGAGGATAGTCGGTCCGCGGGCGAGGAGACCAATAATCTGGTTGGGAATCAGAACAACAGCCCTAATGGCGTTAACTCGGACAGGAGGAGAGCCG AGATGAGTCACAGCAACAGCCTGGATTTGCAGATTAACGGTAGCGCTCCGTACGAAGAGCTCGAGAATGGACACGACTCGTCATCCCAGCTCAACATGCGAGGTGTTTTCCTGCACGTCCTGGGTGACGCTCTTGGCTCGGTTATCGTGGTGATCAACGCCATCATCTTCATAGTGGTATGGAAGCCATGCAAGCCGGGCGAAATCTGTGAAAACCCTTGTGTGCACCAGCATTGCCCAGACCATTCACTCAATATCAGCAGTCCAGTAACTAAGGACACCAGCATTGCGGGACCCTGCTGGGTGCTATATCTCGACCCCACACTCTGCATCATTATGGTCTGCATCCTCCTCTACACCACATACCCGTTGTTGAAGGAGTCGGCACTTATCCTGCTACAGACCGTACCAAAGCAAATCGACATGCATCAGCTCAACGCTCGCCTGCGGGATCTGGAGGGCGTGTTGGCGGTGCACGAGCTACACATCTGGCAGCTGGCGGGCAGCCGCATTATCGCAACGGCGCACATCAAATGCCACGACCCCACGTCCTACATGGACGTAGCCAAGCGTATCAAGGACTTTTTCCACAATGAGGGCATCCACGCTACAACCATTCAACCAGAATTCGTAACGGTCAACTCTGAGTCTCGCACTTCGCTCTGCGAGCTCTCCTGTAGAACGCAGTGCGCCCCAAAGCTCTGCTGTGGCGCCATTGATTCTGCGAAGCCTCCTGATGGAGCTGTAGATGCAAAGAAACTGTGTGAAGCCAAAACCGAAACGGCAACCAGTACTTCTGCTACATCTCTAGAGATCATCAGCGAGTCTGTGGAGGAAACAAGCAGGCCAGAATCCATTGTGATCATGACTAGGGAGGTGGAATCGTCATTGTGA
- the slc30a1a gene encoding zinc transporter 1a isoform X1, which produces MACAPNRVRLLCMLSLTFVFFIVEVVVSRITSSLAMLSDSFHMLSDVIALVVALVAVRFAEQTQSTNKNTFGWIRAEVMGALVNAVFLTALCFTIILEAIERFTEPHEIDKPEVVIGVGAAGLLVNLIGLCLFHGHAGGGGHGHSHGGHGHSHGGHKKHRNGKVRRCETLEDSRSAGEETNNLVGNQNNSPNGVNSDRRRAGKSEMSHSNSLDLQINGSAPYEELENGHDSSSQLNMRGVFLHVLGDALGSVIVVINAIIFIVVWKPCKPGEICENPCVHQHCPDHSLNISSPVTKDTSIAGPCWVLYLDPTLCIIMVCILLYTTYPLLKESALILLQTVPKQIDMHQLNARLRDLEGVLAVHELHIWQLAGSRIIATAHIKCHDPTSYMDVAKRIKDFFHNEGIHATTIQPEFVTVNSESRTSLCELSCRTQCAPKLCCGAIDSAKPPDGAVDAKKLCEAKTETATSTSATSLEIISESVEETSRPESIVIMTREVESSL; this is translated from the exons ATGGCCTGCGCGCCGAACCGAGTCCGACTGCTGTGCATGCTGTCGCTcacttttgtcttttttattgtgGAAGTAGTGGTGAGCCGGATCACGTCTTCTCTAGCGATGTTGTCGGACTCCTTTCATATGCTGTCGGACGTGATCGCGCTGGTCGTGGCTCTGGTAGCGGTGCGTTTCGCTGAGCAGACTCAGTCCACCAACAAGAACACGTTCGGCTGGATCCGGGCCGAGGTTATGGGCGCGCTGGTCAACGCCGTTTTTCTCACCGCGCTTTGCTTTACCATCATACTGGAGGCCATCGAGCGCTTCACGGAGCCTCATGAGATCGACAAGCCCGAGGTGGTGATTGGGGTGGGGGCTGCCGGGCTGCTGGTCAACCTGATCGGGCTCTGTCTCTTTCATGGGCACGCCGGAGGCGGTGGACACGGCCATTCCCACGGAGGACACGGCCACAGCCATGGGGGACACAAAAAACACAGGAACGGGAAGGTTCGAAGGTGTGAGACGCTGGAGGATAGTCGGTCCGCGGGCGAGGAGACCAATAATCTGGTTGGGAATCAGAACAACAGCCCTAATGGCGTTAACTCGGACAGGAGGAGAGCCGGTAAGTCGG AGATGAGTCACAGCAACAGCCTGGATTTGCAGATTAACGGTAGCGCTCCGTACGAAGAGCTCGAGAATGGACACGACTCGTCATCCCAGCTCAACATGCGAGGTGTTTTCCTGCACGTCCTGGGTGACGCTCTTGGCTCGGTTATCGTGGTGATCAACGCCATCATCTTCATAGTGGTATGGAAGCCATGCAAGCCGGGCGAAATCTGTGAAAACCCTTGTGTGCACCAGCATTGCCCAGACCATTCACTCAATATCAGCAGTCCAGTAACTAAGGACACCAGCATTGCGGGACCCTGCTGGGTGCTATATCTCGACCCCACACTCTGCATCATTATGGTCTGCATCCTCCTCTACACCACATACCCGTTGTTGAAGGAGTCGGCACTTATCCTGCTACAGACCGTACCAAAGCAAATCGACATGCATCAGCTCAACGCTCGCCTGCGGGATCTGGAGGGCGTGTTGGCGGTGCACGAGCTACACATCTGGCAGCTGGCGGGCAGCCGCATTATCGCAACGGCGCACATCAAATGCCACGACCCCACGTCCTACATGGACGTAGCCAAGCGTATCAAGGACTTTTTCCACAATGAGGGCATCCACGCTACAACCATTCAACCAGAATTCGTAACGGTCAACTCTGAGTCTCGCACTTCGCTCTGCGAGCTCTCCTGTAGAACGCAGTGCGCCCCAAAGCTCTGCTGTGGCGCCATTGATTCTGCGAAGCCTCCTGATGGAGCTGTAGATGCAAAGAAACTGTGTGAAGCCAAAACCGAAACGGCAACCAGTACTTCTGCTACATCTCTAGAGATCATCAGCGAGTCTGTGGAGGAAACAAGCAGGCCAGAATCCATTGTGATCATGACTAGGGAGGTGGAATCGTCATTGTGA